The Acidobacteriota bacterium DNA segment ACCTGCTCGGCCGGCACTCCGTCCGGTGCACCTTCTTCGTGCTCGGGGAGGTCGCCACCGAGTTCCCTGACGCCGTGCGCGCGATCCATCGCGCCGGCCACGAGGTCGCCAGCCATGGCCACCGGCACGTGCCGCTCTTCGCGCAGCCGCGTGAGCGGTTCGAGCGCGAGACGCGCGAGGCCATCGATCGCCTCGAGCAGTTGACCGGCGAGCGCGTGCTGGGGTTCCGGGCGCCCTTTTTTTCGATCCGCCGCGATTCGCTGTGGGCGATCGACAGCCTGCGGCAGCTCGGACTCGTCTACGACTCGAGCATCCACCCGACGGCCGGGGTGCTGCACGGCTACCGTGACGGCGGACGTGTGCCCTACACGCACCCGAATGGCCTGCGCGAGTTCCCGATCACGACCTTCCCTCTGGCTGGCGCGGCGGTGCCTTTCGGTGGCGGGGTGTATTACCGCCTGTTGCCCTACCC contains these protein-coding regions:
- a CDS encoding polysaccharide deacetylase family protein, whose translation is MPRWRDMRNALSVDFEDWYQPLAARHVAGWERFPSRVPDDARRLVDLLGRHSVRCTFFVLGEVATEFPDAVRAIHRAGHEVASHGHRHVPLFAQPRERFERETREAIDRLEQLTGERVLGFRAPFFSIRRDSLWAIDSLRQLGLVYDSSIHPTAGVLHGYRDGGRVPYTHPNGLREFPITTFPLAGAAVPFGGGVYYRLLPYPCIRHGLKRLNGRAIGGNVYFHPREIDPTLPRLSTGWKLKLIMYAGTRSFETKLEHLLDDFAFGPIREWL